TCACCGGGTAGACGATGACGATCGCGAGGATCACCATCGTCGGTGCGATCAACAGCCAAGCCCGACCCTGCGTCAGGCCGAACCGCTTGTTCTTGGACCGCACATGCCGACCGCGGCCGGGGGACGAGCCCCCGGCCGCGGTGGTTGCGGCGGCCCCACTGGTCACACCAGCAGGTACAGCCATTGGTTCTCCCGAAATCAGTTGGCGCCGGCGGTTTCGATACCGGCCTGCATGTCCGTGATCGCCTGGTCCACGCTCTTCTCACCCTTGATGGCAGCAGAAACGTTGTCCTGCACGGCCTTCGAGACGGCCGGGTAGAACGGGGTGACGGGACGCGGAACGGCGTTCTCGATGGAGGCCTTCAACGCGGGAAGGTACGGCATCGCGGCGATCAGCGCGGGATCGTCGTACAGCGACGAGAGCACGGGCGGCAAAGCACCCTCGGCGATGATGCGCTGCGCCTTCTCGCCCTGCATGAATCGCAGGAAGTCGGCCGCAGTGGCCTTGTTCTCGGAGTACGCGCTGATCGCGGCGTTGTATCCGCCGAGCGTCGAGGTGCCCACTCCGGTGACTCCGGGAAGCGGTGCGACCGCGTACTTGCCGACCACAGCCGAACCTTCTTCTGCGGCGGTGCCGTAGACGTACGGCCAGTTGCGCAGGAACAGTGTCTTTCCGTCCTGGAACGCCTGCTGGCTGTCGGACTCCTTGAAGGTGGTGTCCTGGGCCGGGATGACGCCGGTCTCGAACGCGGTGACCAGGGTCTGCAGTCCGGCCTTGGCTTCCGGGCTGTTGACGGTGGGGGTCTTGCCGTCTTCGGCCACGATCGATCCGCCGTGCGCGTTGATGATCTCCGACGCATTGGCCGTCAGACCCTCGTAGGGGGCGAATTGCCCGGCGTAGCAATCGATGTTGTTGTCGCGGGCGACCTGGCAGTCCTCGGTGAGCTCGGCCCAGGTGGTGGGTGCCTCGGGGAGCAGATCACTGCGGTAGTAGAGCAGTCCGCCGTTGGTGTTCTTCGGTGCGGCGTACTGCTTGCCGTTGTAGGTGGCACTCGCGACGGTCGCGGGCAGAACGCCTGCGTTGTCGAGTGCGAATTCGCCCTCGAGCGGCACGAGCCAGCCCTTGGCCGCGAACTCTGCGGTCCAGACGACGTCGAGTGCCATGACGTCGTAGTCGCTCTGCTGTGCCTGGAGCTGCTGAACGAAGTCGTCGTGAGCCTGGTCGGCGTCGGCGGACTGTTCCTTGAAGGTGACCTGCTCTTCGGGGTGGCTGGAGTTCCACTCCGAGACGATCTGCTGGACGACACCGGTCTCGGTGGTGTCCTGGCCCTCTACATAGGTGATAGGTCCACGGCCGTCGGCGTTTTCGGATGCAGCACCCGAATCGCCGCTCGAACCGCTGTCGCTCGAACATCCGGTGAGCGTCAGCAGCGTGGCTGCCGTTGCAACCACCGCCACCTTCGTGATCAAAGACGCCATGTGTTCTCTCCACTTACTTCTACGCGGTGGTATGCGCCCGGAGATCGGCATGCAGAATCGTGCAGTGATGCTCCCCCGACACATATGTCGATGGGTACTGTGGCACACAACTCACCTCGTGGTGGTCATTATCGCGTTCCTGAATCGGTCAACCCGGACGTGTCGGAGCTGCCCGGTACCCTTTCGCTCATGAGTTCGGACAAGATGCTGACGCGAATCGGCGGATTGCTGCGCCAGGCGGAGTCCACCGACAACCCCCACGAGGCCGAGGCCTTCATGGAGGCTGCTCAGCGTTTGGCCACGTCGGCATCGGTGGATCTCGCGGTGGCGCGTTCGCACAGCGCATCGCGCGAACGGCAGGCGACGCCTACGCAGAAGGTCATCCCTATCGGTGAACCCGGCAAGCGTGGGCTCAAGACCTACGTTCAATTGTTCGTCGCCATCGCCCATGCCAACGACGTCCAGTGCGATGTGTCCCGATCGTCGACGCAGGTGTTCGCCTACGGCTTCGACTCCGACATCGAGACCACCGAGGCCCTGTACTCCTCGCTGCTGATCCAGATGGTCCGAGCGTCGGACGCGTACATCAAATCCGGTGCCTACAAATCCGAGACGGCCATCCGTACCGTCACCGAGATCAAGAATCGCCGACGCTACACCCGTCGCGAGGAAGTGCCCGTCGCTGCCGTGACGGCACGACTGAACTTTCAGACCGCGTTCGCAGCCCGCATCGGTCATCGACTGGGCGAAGTGAAGAA
The nucleotide sequence above comes from Rhodococcoides fascians A25f. Encoded proteins:
- a CDS encoding ABC transporter substrate-binding protein: MASLITKVAVVATAATLLTLTGCSSDSGSSGDSGAASENADGRGPITYVEGQDTTETGVVQQIVSEWNSSHPEEQVTFKEQSADADQAHDDFVQQLQAQQSDYDVMALDVVWTAEFAAKGWLVPLEGEFALDNAGVLPATVASATYNGKQYAAPKNTNGGLLYYRSDLLPEAPTTWAELTEDCQVARDNNIDCYAGQFAPYEGLTANASEIINAHGGSIVAEDGKTPTVNSPEAKAGLQTLVTAFETGVIPAQDTTFKESDSQQAFQDGKTLFLRNWPYVYGTAAEEGSAVVGKYAVAPLPGVTGVGTSTLGGYNAAISAYSENKATAADFLRFMQGEKAQRIIAEGALPPVLSSLYDDPALIAAMPYLPALKASIENAVPRPVTPFYPAVSKAVQDNVSAAIKGEKSVDQAITDMQAGIETAGAN
- a CDS encoding DUF2786 domain-containing protein — encoded protein: MSSDKMLTRIGGLLRQAESTDNPHEAEAFMEAAQRLATSASVDLAVARSHSASRERQATPTQKVIPIGEPGKRGLKTYVQLFVAIAHANDVQCDVSRSSTQVFAYGFDSDIETTEALYSSLLIQMVRASDAYIKSGAYKSETAIRTVTEIKNRRRYTRREEVPVAAVTARLNFQTAFAARIGHRLGEVKKDTEAKAIAQEQQGAGTALVLRNKEVELRDYYRQTSTARGHWRGQSANAGYSEGARKAGDRAGRNAKIGAHAELDGASRQLGR